The genomic stretch GCCGCGTACGGCGGTTTCGGCGCCATCGCGTCCCCGCTGTTCGACAAGTGGTTCGGCCTCGACGTCTCGTGGTGGGTGCTGGCCCTGTGCGTCTGGGCGCTGACCGCCGTGCTCGGCGTGCGTGACGTCGCCGTCAACGGCAAGGTCCTGGCCACGCTGCTGGTCGCCGAGATCATCGTGGTGTTCGTGTTCAGCTTCGCCGACATCTTCTCGCCGAACTTCGAGGCCTCGTCGGCCCCGGTTGACGTGACCAGCCTGGTCGGCGCGGGCTCGGGCGCCCTGCTCGCCATGGCCATCACCGGATTCGTCGGCTTCGAGCAGTCCGTGGTGTTCAGCGAGGAGTCGCGCGACCCGCGCCGCACCGTGCCGCGCGCCACCTACATCTCCATCTCGCTGATCGCCGTCCTCTACGGCTTCGCCGCCTGGACGATGATCTCGGGCGCCGGTGACGACGTCGTCGGCCGCGCCGGCGCCGAGGGTCCCGACCTGTTCTTCAACGTCGCCGCCGACCAGCTGGGCGGCGGCGCCGTCGACCTCGGTTACGCGCTGTTCCTGACGTCGCTGATCGCCGCGATGATCTCGTTCCACAACATCATCTCGCGGTACATGTTCTCGCTCGGCCGCGAGGGTGTGCTGCCGCGCGCCTTCGGCCGTACGGTGCCCGGCACCGGCGCCCCCAAGAACGGCTCGCTGATCCAGAGCGCGCTCGGCCTGACCGTGATCGTGGTCTACGCCGTGGCCGGCTGGGACCCGCTGGTCAACCTGTTCTTCTGGGGCGGCAGCGGCGGCGGCATCGGCGTCCTGCTGCTGGTCACGCTGACCTCGCTCGCGGTCATCGGCTTCTTCGCCAAGCGCCCCGAGGGCGAGGACTTCTGGCACCGCCTCGGCGCGCCCGTCCTCGGCTCGATCCTGCTGCTGATCATGTCGTACCTGGCCCTCAGCAACATCGCCACCCTGTTCGGCGTCGAGCCCGGCAGCAAGCCGACCTGGGTCGTTCCGCTGGCGTTCGTCGTGCTGATGGTGGCCGGCATCGTGTGGGCGCTGATCCTGCGCGGCAGCCGCCCCCAGGTGTACGAGGGCATCGGCCTCGGCGCGCGCAGCGCCACCACGGCGGGTGGCTTCTCGGCCGCCCTCGCCTCCACCGACACGAAGGACCACCAGTGACGTTCCCCGACATCCGCCCGGCCCGCGACGAGGAGATCCCGGCTGTCGGTCATCTGATCAGCCACTCCTTCTTCGACCTCGACGCGAACAACTACCTCGTGCCGTCTCTCGACGACCGGCTCAAGGTGATGGCCGACTTCTTCACGCTGCTGACCGAGCACGCCCAGAAGTACGGCCGGGTCGACGTCATCGACCTTCCCGACGGCGGCGGCCTGGCCGCGACCGCGGTGTGGTTCGACTACACCAAGGAATCGCCGGAGCCCGAGGCGTACGAGGAGCGGCTGAAGGCCCTGGCCGGCGAGTACATCGAGCGGTTCGTCGCGCTGGACCTGCTGTTCGAGAAGCACCACCCGCACGACCCGCACTGGCACCTCGCGTTCCTGGCGGTGCACCCCGACCACCAGGAGCACGGCCTCGGCAGCAAGCTGATGACCCGTACGCACGAGGAGCTCGAAAAGACCGGCACGCCGGCGTATCTCGAGGCCACGAACCACAACAACGTGCGCCTCTACCGCCGCTCCGGGTACGTCGACATGGAGCCGTTCGAGATGCTGTTGCCCGACGGCACGCCGTTCTATCGGATGTGGCGCGCCTGACGGTGGTGTGACGGGGCGCGGCCACCGTCCGGCCGCGCCCCCCGCTCACCACGTGAACTCCGGCCCCCGCGCGGTGCCGCCCGGAATCAGCGGGCGTTGCGTGTACTCCCACGTCAGCACCAGCACCAGCCGGTGCCCGTGCGGCGGGCGCAGGTCGACCGGCCCGCACGCGTGCTTGAGCGCGAAGTCGGTGAACATCAAGGCCTTGCACTCGTGCGGCCCGGCCAGCACCTCGTTGCTCCTGGCGTCCCGCAACGTCAGCGCGATGTCGGCCTGCACACCGGGCATCGCCTCCATCTGACCCACCACCCGTACGCCGTCCTGGCCCAGCGCGTGGCAGGGGCGCGCCAGCACGGGGTGACCGAGGTCCCACTCGTACTGGTCGCCGCAGACCCAGGGGCCGAACGTGGCCTCGGCCCGCGAGTCACCGGGCCGCCGCTGGTTGTCGGCCCCCGCGCCGACGTCACCGCCTGGACCGGCTCGGCCCGAGGACGCCGCCGTGGGGGCCGCTGCCGACGGCAACCCACC from Paractinoplanes brasiliensis encodes the following:
- a CDS encoding APC family permease, whose product is MSATTTKPPQSQLSTALARDRLGVAAVVFFVMSAAAPLTVVAGVVPTGIAVTGLTSISIAFVAVAVVLAIFAVGYVAMARHIANAGAFYAYISQGIGRPFGVGASWVALLAYNMFQIAAYGGFGAIASPLFDKWFGLDVSWWVLALCVWALTAVLGVRDVAVNGKVLATLLVAEIIVVFVFSFADIFSPNFEASSAPVDVTSLVGAGSGALLAMAITGFVGFEQSVVFSEESRDPRRTVPRATYISISLIAVLYGFAAWTMISGAGDDVVGRAGAEGPDLFFNVAADQLGGGAVDLGYALFLTSLIAAMISFHNIISRYMFSLGREGVLPRAFGRTVPGTGAPKNGSLIQSALGLTVIVVYAVAGWDPLVNLFFWGGSGGGIGVLLLVTLTSLAVIGFFAKRPEGEDFWHRLGAPVLGSILLLIMSYLALSNIATLFGVEPGSKPTWVVPLAFVVLMVAGIVWALILRGSRPQVYEGIGLGARSATTAGGFSAALASTDTKDHQ
- a CDS encoding GNAT family N-acetyltransferase, with protein sequence MTFPDIRPARDEEIPAVGHLISHSFFDLDANNYLVPSLDDRLKVMADFFTLLTEHAQKYGRVDVIDLPDGGGLAATAVWFDYTKESPEPEAYEERLKALAGEYIERFVALDLLFEKHHPHDPHWHLAFLAVHPDHQEHGLGSKLMTRTHEELEKTGTPAYLEATNHNNVRLYRRSGYVDMEPFEMLLPDGTPFYRMWRA